The genomic window TCAAACAAGCCTATAAAGTTGAGGCCACTAAGCTCCTACATTGTAATCACTCTCTCTCTGAAAAACCTACAGGGAATGAAGCAGCTTGGCTTAATACTGGGAAACATAAGTGCTTGACTTCAACAGGAGCTGTTTAATGGTGGGATTCCTCAATAACCTCTCAGCAATCTCTGAAATGAAGGATAGTAGTTTTTGAGACTGTGCTGCCGCTTTACCTTGGCATTACAGGTAAGTTCAATGTGCAAAATTCTGGACCAAAACTTAAGCTTCCTTAAACTTTAGTAAAAAGAGTAGTAAGAGTTTGGATTAGAATATTTTATTGGAGTTTGTAACTCAACATTGTTCTAATCCTGAACTGCAGAGATACTGAGCCCTTCCTGCAACTCCTAATTTGTGCCTGTCTCTAGTTGTAACAGCagcatttgtgtatttctgaTGGAAACAAAATCACTTGCTTAGTTACACATAAAGCTCATATGATCACACTTACCCGATTCCTGCTGTTGTTCTTGATAAGCCAAGTAAGCTGTGAGTCCTCTGCACAGACTGTAGATCTCTGGTCCATAGGAATTGAGGTCACGGATACGTCTGTTTGAGATGACGTATCTGACATCCTTTGTAACCACTCTTTCGCCTTTCACGTTCTAAACATCAAATAACATCATTCAACAAGATCAGTGCCTTGATCCATTAAATGTTATGCATATTCCTGTTTCTGGAATGATGAGTGAATGCTTGATGTTCTACCAAAACTCTGTTTAGTGCATAGTCTTCTAAAATGATGTGAAAATATGAGACATTAGTAAGCACTGAAGACAATTCCTAGAACAGATCTTTCTAAGGGAGTCAAGGTGGAAGCAGGCTAAAGAGAATGGAAAACTTCACTAAGTAGCTGCATAGGAAAAGAGAAGTGCAGACAGTATTTTAACACAGATTTCCCCCCAAAGTATTTTCTCAATCACTTACTAACCTCTTACCCTAGAGATACGTGAAGagtggaaagagaagaaatctgtTCAGTTATCTAAAACTGGAACCAAGCAGAGCAGTAGCAACAGTTGGCAGATGTATTTACATTAATATAATTCGCAAGCAGTTTTTATGACCTCTTTGAGAACTGCTGAATGTTTTAATGGGACAGTTTCTCTGAACTGTTCCAGGgtgttttgtttccagtgaatttcaaatatattttcctacTTTGTCCTCTAGACAATGTTTCCGTATGCCTGATTTTCTCTTATGACCTAGGCTTCCTGCTagtttgtatttcattattCAGCTATAGCCACAGGACTCCTGTTCTGGATCATACCATTAATACAGAAGTTGAACTGAATATGGGGAGATGCTCTCTTATACCTCAAAGGAAAATGGAGATTCAAACAACAGCACACACAAAGCAATAGTCCAAAATGGAAAGTGAAATTTTTTGTTGAAATGACTCGGAATTAACCATCTTTGTAACTTGCCATCCAAAAATAAGATCGCTGAAAGCTtcctaaaataaattgtttcttaGCATACTACAGAACTTAgactttttcagagaaaatgtagACTGGGGGGAGAGTGGGAGAGTAGAATGCAcctactctttttcttttgaaaaaagacATCACCATGACACTTCCAACAACCTAGTTTactcaagaaagagaaaacatactCTTAAGAAACAGCTTGATGAACTCCACAGTTAAGAGACACTTAGCAGGGATTACTGAGACTGTTCTATACTTTCAAAATTACTGCGGAATTTTATCAAAAGTTTCCTGAAAGCCTACTCAAATGTACTTCCTTCTTGCTGGTAAGCAGTGAGTTGAGAGGGCTTCAGAGGGCACAGATATACATCTTAGTAAAAGCAAACTTGGAACTATATTTAGAGGTGAAAGGTTTTGCTCAAACCTGAACTTATATAACTACcccatttttcttccccatcacACATTCTTTCCCTTTAAAGCCTGGATTTTTATAAGGATTTAGTTCTCAGACTTTAGCAGGAGTCTATGTCTACAAAAGGTTAATATGCTGAATGctgaaatttttgaaaattttgcacTAATTCTGTGGGCTGGACTTATACTAGTATGGACATTAGTTCTTTGGAAAAAGTTTTATGAGGGCTTGACATTTTagctaaatattttgttgttgttgttattggaTTATGTGCTGTTCCCAAACTAGAGCTTcctaaaaaatgtatttttagaaattagagtttagaaaattcttttcttatACAAAGAATGTCAGATTATGAAGAGTATTGTGCtaaaaaactaattttttaaaatacaacacAGTATTAAAAAGTAGATAATCTAAAGTACATAATCCTTTAGAtcattataaaattattttaagtgctatgtaacaaaaacagtaaaacctCCCTTGCAAGTATCTAGAacaagatattttaatttttcaaagctttcaaaTTATGTTAATATACAATGTCATTGAAATTGATACTATTTCATGATGAATGtagattgtttttaaaaaaatattgttttaaaagctgttgAAAATAGCTCTCTGATATCCCATACTTAAAGTTTAGTTTTCTTTACTGTTCAAGTTTACAAGTTACTGCCCCTTTCTTATCTTACCTTAATCTCTTCAGCAAGTACAGCAATTGAAGAAAGAGCAGGCATCACGATTTTGTCCATTCTAGAAATGTAGCAGACATTCTCTGACACTACTTTGCTTGCAATAAAGCCCTGTATAAAAAAGGGTGAGACTTAGgaattcagtttttcagtaacagagatgaaaataaagtctgtattaaaaatcaaagtaatGAACATAGAAAGTTTTTACCCCAAAACTTGGACTCAAAATGttaagaataaagaaacaagCTGTCTATTTCAGTCAGCTTTGTAGGAGCTAGTCTCCTCATAAATCTTCTGAAAAAGCATGCTCTTTGCCACTCACTGTATCATAGTTCCAAACAGTTTTCCATGATTCACGGGTTGTTTTGTCCTCAATAACTGCCACAAGGGTCTCACTATCGATGGTCAGAATTTGGTAGCCAACGCCAACGTTGATTCTCCTGTAGAAGGGTTGATTCTTGACTGTTTTCACATTCTGAAACTAGAAgacaaaattaacatttttagaCTTTCAAGCGGTAGTCAGTTATCTCCCCAAAGCTTTAGAAGAGCAGTGCTATAAGATAGCAAATGCTGGCCCGTAAGTCACACCTTTAGCAACCACCATATTGTCAAAATGACAGAAGAGTAAGGCATTCTTTAGTAGCTCTGAGAATCTTTTAATAGATTCAGTgaataatttctgtattttacaacTGTCATCTGTGGTTTCAGAGTTTTATGCgtgaaaaaaatcttagatTCCTTTTCCCTAAAGGCAGGGGGAAATTCAAGAAGCAGGGAGTGTATAAACAGAGCAGCAATGTAAAATTTGGTCACTATACTCACGTATTCAGCAAGAGCTGGAGTCAGCAAGAGTCCAAAAAGGACTGTAGCCACAATctgaaaataacattgaaaacataaaaatgtagcTGCAGGTCTGGCTGACAGATCTTGTCATGAGAATCATAGTGGCTTTTTCTTAATCTGATGTTGAAGTGTACTCCttgaatattttttgctttcatacTGGATTTAAAATAGTCACCTAAAGTGAGTCATTCTTGTTTTACCCCAGAATAATGCAAACTAAGTACACATTAGTAGTCTACATTTTTAAGAGCTAAATCTGAAGTTGCTACAGAGATCTATATAATAATATACAGATATTTTACAAGAGTGAGGAGAGAGAATTTAAATTTCCTCTGCATAGGCATCACAAGAAAGTGGTTTGATCCACAGTGTGTTGCTCCAGATTTGCAAAAAGGCTATTGACAAAAATGGACACCACACTAAGGTTAGCATAGGTTGAATAGT from Anser cygnoides isolate HZ-2024a breed goose chromosome 26, Taihu_goose_T2T_genome, whole genome shotgun sequence includes these protein-coding regions:
- the GKN1 gene encoding gastrokine-1, which gives rise to MVHLSRSICTCISSAVKMKFTIVATVLFGLLLTPALAEYFQNVKTVKNQPFYRRINVGVGYQILTIDSETLVAVIEDKTTRESWKTVWNYDTGFIASKVVSENVCYISRMDKIVMPALSSIAVLAEEIKNVKGERVVTKDVRYVISNRRIRDLNSYGPEIYSLCRGLTAYLAYQEQQQESGTQVWYNQNSCYRLDVLNLLGINYCQAQTV